A genomic segment from Terriglobia bacterium encodes:
- a CDS encoding peptidyl-prolyl cis-trans isomerase, with product MWLAKAITLAGFSLLLISGRAPGSPCLPSPELPSEALQSGSASPAPPAQDAGQGSQVGASQPVITVRGLCSEDGGKAVNGAARCSTNITREQFEKLMNALNPAGQPISLAGRQNLALAYVEVLAFEEAARKSGMEDSAQFREVLNWARLRTIADLYRRNLQEQFRSPSQEEVDSYYQQHLAEFERVHLVRILVPREDLSGRDKNDFDKRALQAAQSAHERAAKGDDPGQIQKDAYSTLGLESPPATDLGNFRRADFLEKEADEVFSLQPGEISRVQTELKSYVIYKVLSKETLPESQVKAEIAREIAQQKFKDAIKAVGDAAPAEFNEQYFGPMAPKLPVEAPIVPSRRPGR from the coding sequence ATGTGGCTCGCAAAAGCAATCACGCTCGCCGGATTTTCTTTGCTGCTGATTTCCGGTCGGGCGCCAGGATCGCCGTGCCTTCCTTCCCCGGAATTGCCATCAGAAGCTTTGCAATCAGGTTCGGCGTCCCCAGCCCCGCCCGCGCAGGATGCCGGTCAGGGCTCCCAAGTGGGCGCTTCGCAGCCGGTCATCACCGTCCGCGGTTTGTGCAGCGAGGACGGGGGCAAAGCCGTGAATGGCGCGGCCCGGTGCAGCACGAACATCACCCGCGAGCAGTTTGAGAAACTGATGAACGCTTTGAATCCCGCTGGTCAGCCAATTTCGCTCGCAGGGCGGCAGAACCTTGCACTGGCCTATGTCGAGGTCCTGGCCTTCGAAGAAGCTGCCAGGAAATCCGGGATGGAAGACTCTGCTCAGTTCCGCGAAGTGCTGAACTGGGCGCGCCTGCGGACCATTGCCGATCTCTACCGCCGCAACCTGCAGGAACAATTCCGCAGTCCCTCGCAGGAAGAAGTTGACTCCTACTACCAGCAGCATCTGGCCGAGTTTGAAAGGGTCCACCTGGTGCGGATTCTTGTTCCGCGTGAAGATCTTTCCGGTCGCGACAAGAATGATTTCGACAAGAGGGCGCTGCAAGCCGCCCAGTCCGCGCATGAGCGGGCCGCCAAAGGCGACGATCCCGGCCAAATTCAAAAAGACGCGTATTCCACGCTGGGACTGGAATCGCCACCGGCCACGGACCTGGGAAACTTCCGGCGCGCGGACTTCCTGGAAAAGGAAGCGGACGAAGTTTTCTCCCTGCAACCAGGAGAGATCAGCCGCGTGCAAACCGAGCTCAAGAGCTATGTCATCTACAAAGTCTTGAGCAAGGAGACGCTGCCGGAAAGCCAAGTCAAAGCGGAGATCGCTCGCGAGATTGCCCAGCAGAAGTTCAAGGACGCCATCAAGGCCGTCGGCGATGCTGCACCAGCGGAGTTCAATGAGCAATATTTCGGCCCTATGGCGCCCAAACTTCCCGTGGAGGCGCCGATCGTGCCGTCGCGACGGCCGGGTCGTTGA
- a CDS encoding S41 family peptidase: MSRGSRSSLLLISLIVVICGLLGAGFSQRSSSAYMGAASDSEVRDGLRQFSQVYSLVEENYAEPVNADKAIYNGAIPGMLHVLDPHSNFFDPKSYSLLREEQSGKYYGVGMQIAPRNNKIIVVAPFVGTPAYKAGLRPGDVIMAVDGSPTDNLSVSDVAEKLKGPKGTNVHISILREGAEKPLEFNVVRDEIPRNSVDLKFFIKPGIGYMHVTAFNETTEQEVEDALAQFGELKGLVLDLRGNPGGLLNEGVGVADKFLKKGQVIVSHHGRSSPEKLYKAAHGNGGKDYPLVVLVNRGTASAAEIVSGAIQDHDRGLIVGEVTFGKGLVQTVYPLSENTGLALTTAKYYTPSGRLIQRDYNGVSLYDYYYARAQEDNPNNNANSSGKEVKLTDSGRTMFGGGGITPDVKVATFKTTKFEDSLLLKYAFFNFAHHYLNGRHVDKSFEVTDAVMHDFRKFLDAQKIPYTEPEINEGLDYIKASIKSELFISEFGQEEGLKVRAENDPQVLAALNQLPKAKELADNAKRIVAQRAAAQANR, from the coding sequence ATGTCTCGTGGTTCACGTTCTTCGCTCTTATTGATATCACTCATCGTTGTGATCTGCGGTCTGCTGGGCGCCGGTTTTAGCCAGCGCAGCAGCAGCGCGTACATGGGCGCCGCGTCCGACAGTGAAGTCCGCGACGGCCTGCGCCAGTTCTCGCAGGTGTATTCGCTGGTGGAAGAGAATTACGCCGAGCCGGTCAACGCCGACAAAGCCATTTACAACGGGGCCATCCCCGGCATGCTGCACGTTCTCGATCCCCACTCCAACTTCTTTGACCCCAAGTCATACTCGTTGCTGCGCGAAGAGCAGAGCGGCAAGTATTACGGCGTGGGCATGCAGATTGCCCCGCGCAACAACAAGATCATTGTGGTGGCGCCCTTCGTCGGGACGCCGGCGTACAAAGCCGGGCTGCGGCCGGGCGACGTGATCATGGCGGTGGATGGATCGCCCACCGACAACCTCAGCGTCAGCGACGTGGCGGAAAAACTCAAAGGCCCCAAAGGCACCAACGTCCACATCTCCATCCTGCGCGAAGGCGCGGAGAAGCCGCTGGAATTCAACGTGGTCCGCGACGAGATCCCGCGCAACAGCGTGGACTTGAAGTTCTTCATCAAGCCGGGCATCGGTTACATGCACGTGACCGCTTTCAACGAGACTACGGAACAGGAAGTGGAAGACGCCCTGGCCCAGTTTGGCGAACTCAAAGGGCTGGTGCTGGACCTGCGCGGCAATCCCGGCGGCCTGCTCAATGAAGGCGTGGGCGTGGCCGACAAGTTCCTGAAAAAAGGCCAGGTGATTGTTTCCCATCACGGACGCAGCTCACCGGAGAAGCTCTACAAGGCGGCGCACGGCAACGGCGGCAAGGATTATCCCCTGGTGGTGCTGGTCAATCGCGGCACAGCTTCCGCGGCGGAGATTGTTTCCGGCGCCATCCAGGACCACGACCGCGGGCTGATTGTGGGCGAAGTTACCTTCGGCAAAGGCCTGGTGCAGACGGTGTATCCGCTTTCAGAAAATACCGGACTGGCGCTGACCACGGCCAAGTACTACACGCCGAGCGGACGCCTGATCCAGCGCGATTACAACGGCGTTTCGCTCTATGACTACTATTACGCCCGCGCGCAGGAAGACAATCCCAACAACAACGCCAACTCGTCAGGGAAAGAAGTGAAGCTGACCGACAGCGGCCGGACCATGTTCGGCGGCGGCGGCATCACTCCAGACGTGAAAGTGGCCACCTTTAAGACCACGAAATTTGAGGATTCCCTGCTGCTCAAGTACGCGTTCTTCAACTTTGCCCACCATTACCTGAACGGGCGCCACGTGGACAAGAGTTTTGAAGTCACGGACGCGGTGATGCACGACTTCCGCAAATTCCTGGATGCGCAGAAGATCCCTTACACCGAGCCGGAAATCAACGAAGGCCTGGACTACATCAAGGCCAGCATCAAGTCTGAACTCTTCATCAGCGAATTCGGGCAGGAAGAAGGCCTGAAGGTCCGCGCGGAGAACGATCCGCAGGTGCTGGCTGCGCTGAACCAACTGCCCAAGGCCAAAGAGCTGGCCGACAACGCCAAGAGGATCGTAGCGCAGAGAGCCGCAGCGCAAGCGAACCGATAA
- the tatB gene encoding Sec-independent protein translocase protein TatB, with protein MNIGFPEMVLLVVLALILFGPKKLPEIARTVGKFVAEFKKASNEFQGQIHEEIRKLELEEADPTKHIGEEVAKLASDEDLSITGALNRLTERIKNNVPQDYDA; from the coding sequence ATGAATATCGGCTTCCCAGAAATGGTCTTGTTGGTGGTCCTGGCGCTCATCCTCTTTGGGCCCAAGAAGCTGCCGGAAATCGCCCGCACCGTGGGCAAGTTTGTGGCGGAATTCAAGAAAGCCAGCAACGAATTTCAGGGCCAGATTCATGAGGAAATCCGCAAGTTGGAGCTGGAAGAGGCTGACCCCACCAAACATATTGGCGAGGAAGTGGCCAAGCTCGCCAGCGATGAAGACCTCTCTATCACGGGCGCCTTAAACCGCCTGACCGAGCGCATCAAGAACAACGTCCCGCAGGATTACGATGCCTGA
- the tatC gene encoding twin-arginine translocase subunit TatC yields MSLLQHLEELRKRIILSAGSVAVCFGVGWWQSERIFNEMRKPIVVALINNKMDPSLFFKNPTDPFNLFLKIGLIAGIFMACPIILYQIWMFISPGLYKREKKFVLPFLFMSVGLFVTGGVFGFKIVFPVALDFLIQQGAHAGMKSVIMVDEYTDLFLTIMLGLALIFELPIVLGFAGLMGVVNARFLFKHIRGAVLICFVIAAILTPTTDMMNMTIYAAPMILLYILSIGIVWLVHPKQRRKRAEKRDEKQK; encoded by the coding sequence ATGAGCCTGTTGCAGCACCTGGAAGAGCTGCGCAAACGCATCATCCTTTCCGCCGGCTCGGTGGCGGTCTGCTTTGGCGTGGGCTGGTGGCAGTCTGAACGCATCTTCAATGAGATGCGCAAGCCCATCGTGGTCGCCCTCATCAACAACAAAATGGATCCCTCGCTGTTCTTCAAGAACCCCACGGATCCCTTCAACTTGTTTCTGAAGATCGGTTTGATCGCAGGCATTTTCATGGCTTGCCCGATCATCCTCTACCAGATCTGGATGTTCATTTCCCCCGGCCTGTACAAGCGCGAAAAGAAGTTTGTTCTGCCGTTTTTGTTCATGTCGGTAGGCCTGTTTGTGACCGGAGGCGTGTTTGGCTTCAAGATCGTGTTTCCCGTGGCCCTTGACTTCCTGATCCAGCAGGGCGCCCACGCCGGCATGAAGTCGGTCATCATGGTGGACGAGTACACGGACTTGTTCCTCACCATCATGCTGGGGCTGGCTCTGATCTTTGAGTTGCCTATCGTCCTGGGCTTTGCCGGCCTGATGGGCGTGGTCAACGCCAGGTTCCTCTTCAAACACATTCGCGGCGCCGTGCTTATCTGCTTCGTCATCGCCGCCATTCTCACCCCGACCACCGACATGATGAACATGACCATCTATGCCGCGCCCATGATCCTTCTGTATATCTTGAGCATCGGCATTGTCTGGCTGGTCCACCCCAAGCAGCGGCGCAAGCGCGCAGAAAAACGCGACGAGAAACAGAAATAG
- a CDS encoding M28 family peptidase — protein sequence MAFLAGCDHGRTASVSGSATPVVPQASATPAAVHPEPAGPALRIDSVRAWQYVKDIIAFGPRWDGSKGQQKLGEYLHSKLKNDQVEDDAFIADTPAGKIPMRNIIAKFPGSKDGIILLGSHIDTNYPLRKTSFVGANDGAATTALLLAIADQLRGKKLEGYSVWLAFLDGEESIPSARPGDLGWDDKFSLFGSRHLAQKWQQDGTTKKFKAFLLADMIGDKDLDIQRDSNSTPWLEDLVLQAAQRLGYQSYFFDRTIEVSGDDHLPFKAAGVPVADIIDLDYGYNDAFHHTVEDTLDKISPKSLQITGDVFLETIRLLNAR from the coding sequence ATGGCTTTCTTGGCTGGCTGTGACCATGGCCGGACGGCGTCCGTCTCAGGTTCGGCGACGCCGGTTGTCCCGCAGGCTTCCGCCACGCCCGCGGCCGTCCATCCTGAGCCGGCCGGTCCCGCTCTGCGCATTGATTCTGTGCGCGCCTGGCAGTATGTGAAAGACATCATTGCTTTCGGCCCGCGCTGGGACGGCAGCAAAGGCCAGCAGAAGCTGGGCGAATACCTCCACAGCAAGCTGAAGAACGACCAGGTGGAAGACGATGCTTTCATCGCCGACACGCCCGCCGGCAAGATTCCCATGCGCAACATCATCGCCAAATTCCCCGGCAGCAAAGACGGCATCATCCTGCTGGGCTCGCACATTGACACCAACTACCCCTTGCGCAAGACCAGCTTCGTTGGCGCCAATGACGGCGCTGCCACCACCGCGCTGCTGCTGGCCATCGCCGACCAACTCCGCGGCAAGAAGCTGGAAGGCTACAGCGTCTGGCTGGCATTTCTTGACGGCGAAGAATCCATTCCTTCCGCCCGTCCGGGCGACCTGGGCTGGGACGACAAATTCAGCCTCTTCGGCAGCCGCCATCTCGCCCAGAAGTGGCAGCAGGACGGCACCACCAAAAAGTTCAAGGCCTTCTTGCTGGCGGACATGATCGGCGACAAGGACCTGGACATCCAGCGCGATTCCAACTCCACTCCCTGGCTTGAGGACCTGGTGCTGCAGGCGGCGCAACGTCTGGGCTATCAGTCTTACTTCTTCGACCGGACTATTGAGGTCAGCGGCGACGACCATTTGCCCTTCAAAGCCGCCGGCGTGCCCGTCGCCGACATCATTGACCTGGACTACGGCTACAATGATGCTTTCCACCACACCGTGGAAGACACTTTGGATAAGATCAGCCCCAAGAGTTTGCAGATCACCGGCGACGTGTTCCTGGAAACCATCCGCTTGCTGAACGCACGGTAA
- a CDS encoding M20/M25/M40 family metallo-hydrolase, with protein sequence MSAQTPTDKLLQEAQAAPTLEQNLRVLTDEIGGRIPGTPAMARAEQWGLDAFKAAGGENIHLEPAQLAASWTEGHTQLDVVSPVQFHVRAVSLTWTAPSSSPPLGSPVIDVGSGSAQDFQKAGNLRGAVALVHSHTMKTWDDLFEEYLKQGDLIAAAKKGGAVAVAFISTREQDLLYRHIGSFDDHISNFTQFMVAREDGERIARLLAAGKKVRMKYSIPNHVGGPVVAHNVIAEIRGREKPNEFVVIGAHLDSWELGTGALDNGCNAALVIEVLRAIKASGLQPRRTIRFALFTGEEEINIGSWAYTRAHQNELDNIVAMLTWDEGTGKTTGFSLGGRKDLVGPITRMLEPIKQFGANALTTDAFVGTDNMDFLLEGVPTLVANQEEANYLINYHAESDTYDKVDLPQLRKHIAIAAHLTFAIADSPERLGARQSRAEIEALIGETHLDDQMKAFGLWDTWAAGKRGRTK encoded by the coding sequence GTGTCCGCGCAAACCCCTACGGACAAGCTGCTGCAGGAAGCGCAAGCCGCGCCCACGCTGGAGCAGAACCTGCGCGTCCTGACCGACGAAATCGGCGGACGCATTCCCGGAACTCCGGCCATGGCGCGCGCCGAGCAGTGGGGCCTGGACGCTTTCAAGGCAGCCGGCGGCGAGAACATCCACCTGGAACCGGCGCAGCTCGCGGCTTCCTGGACAGAAGGCCACACGCAGCTTGACGTCGTGAGCCCGGTGCAGTTTCACGTCCGCGCCGTGTCGCTGACCTGGACCGCGCCCTCCAGCTCTCCGCCTCTCGGCTCGCCCGTGATAGACGTTGGCTCCGGCTCAGCGCAGGACTTCCAAAAAGCCGGCAACTTGCGCGGCGCCGTCGCGCTGGTGCATTCCCACACCATGAAGACCTGGGACGACCTGTTTGAAGAATATCTGAAGCAGGGCGATCTTATTGCCGCAGCGAAGAAAGGCGGCGCCGTGGCGGTGGCGTTCATCTCCACCCGGGAACAGGACCTGCTTTATCGCCACATCGGCAGCTTTGACGACCACATCAGCAACTTCACGCAGTTCATGGTCGCGCGCGAAGATGGCGAGCGCATTGCCCGCCTTCTGGCTGCCGGCAAGAAAGTTCGGATGAAGTACTCCATCCCCAACCACGTCGGCGGGCCGGTTGTCGCGCACAATGTGATTGCCGAAATCCGCGGCCGGGAGAAGCCCAACGAGTTCGTGGTCATCGGCGCGCACCTGGATTCCTGGGAGCTGGGCACCGGCGCGCTGGACAACGGCTGCAACGCCGCGCTGGTGATAGAAGTTTTGCGGGCCATCAAAGCTTCCGGTCTGCAGCCGCGCCGCACCATTCGCTTCGCGTTGTTCACCGGCGAAGAAGAGATCAATATCGGGTCTTGGGCCTACACCCGCGCTCACCAAAATGAACTGGACAACATCGTGGCCATGCTCACCTGGGACGAAGGCACCGGCAAGACCACCGGCTTCTCCCTGGGCGGCCGCAAAGACCTGGTGGGACCCATCACGCGCATGCTGGAGCCGATTAAGCAGTTCGGCGCGAACGCTCTGACCACCGACGCCTTTGTCGGCACCGACAACATGGACTTCCTCCTGGAAGGCGTGCCAACCCTGGTCGCCAATCAGGAAGAGGCCAATTATCTGATCAACTACCACGCCGAGTCTGATACGTACGACAAGGTTGATCTGCCGCAACTGCGGAAACACATCGCCATCGCCGCGCATCTCACCTTCGCCATTGCTGACAGTCCGGAGCGACTGGGAGCGCGCCAGAGCCGTGCGGAGATCGAAGCCTTGATCGGTGAAACCCATCTCGACGACCAGATGAAGGCCTTTGGTCTTTGGGACACCTGGGCCGCTGGCAAGCGGGGCCGCACTAAATGA
- a CDS encoding TerC family protein — MHIGFWIIFNSSIILLLFLDLAVLNRGGRVMSFKVALLNSAFWIGLAIAFAAFIYLAPLSVQQFMHQELGPGKALEFATGYLVEEALSVDNLFVFLLLFAYFKVPPEQEKTVLFWGIIGALMMRGIFIVAGVALVHRFHVILYAFGAFLVYSGFKLLGEGEDETVDPSRNVVLRLARKFLPVSDAYEGRKFFVRKEGKSFATPLFIVLLVVETTDVLFATDSIPAILAISRDSFIVYTSNVFAILGLRSLFFALSGLMKLFHYLNYGLAVVLMFIGAKMLVEAIYHIPTWAALCVIAGVLAVSVLASILFPKKEKA, encoded by the coding sequence ATGCACATTGGTTTTTGGATCATCTTTAATTCGTCGATCATCCTCCTGCTGTTCCTTGACCTGGCGGTCTTGAACCGCGGAGGCCGGGTCATGTCATTCAAGGTGGCGTTGCTCAACAGCGCCTTCTGGATTGGTCTTGCCATCGCTTTTGCCGCGTTCATCTATCTGGCGCCTTTATCTGTTCAGCAATTCATGCACCAGGAGTTGGGGCCCGGTAAGGCCTTGGAGTTTGCGACCGGCTATCTGGTAGAAGAAGCCCTCAGCGTAGACAATCTTTTTGTTTTCTTGCTGTTGTTCGCATACTTCAAAGTTCCACCTGAACAAGAGAAGACGGTGCTGTTCTGGGGCATCATCGGCGCATTGATGATGCGCGGAATATTTATCGTGGCCGGCGTGGCGCTGGTGCACCGCTTCCACGTGATCCTTTATGCCTTTGGGGCGTTCCTGGTGTACAGCGGCTTCAAACTGCTGGGCGAAGGCGAAGACGAGACCGTTGATCCTTCGCGCAACGTGGTGCTGCGCCTGGCGCGCAAGTTCCTGCCGGTGAGCGACGCCTACGAGGGAAGGAAATTCTTCGTCCGCAAGGAAGGGAAGAGTTTTGCTACGCCGCTGTTCATCGTCTTGCTGGTGGTGGAAACCACGGACGTCCTCTTCGCCACCGATTCCATCCCCGCCATTCTGGCCATCAGCCGCGACTCGTTTATCGTTTATACGTCCAACGTCTTCGCGATTCTGGGCTTGCGTTCGCTCTTTTTTGCTCTCTCCGGGCTGATGAAACTCTTTCACTACCTGAATTACGGCCTGGCGGTGGTGCTGATGTTTATAGGGGCCAAGATGCTGGTGGAGGCCATCTACCACATTCCCACATGGGCGGCGCTGTGCGTCATCGCCGGCGTGCTGGCCGTGTCAGTGCTGGCTTCCATCCTGTTTCCGAAGAAAGAAAAAGCCTAG
- a CDS encoding DUF4288 domain-containing protein: MADLPSARWYIAELTEEVIEGNPLNVVHRATRVIFADSPEDAYEKALSLSAQTEDGYLNQKHSAIAQTRYWGLNELNLVSDDQPRVATDVRKKRPQPHYRKSDRLTPAQVAILMSFMPSELPN; this comes from the coding sequence ATGGCCGACCTCCCCTCGGCACGCTGGTACATTGCTGAACTGACTGAGGAAGTCATTGAAGGAAATCCGCTAAACGTGGTCCACCGGGCCACCCGGGTCATTTTTGCCGATTCTCCCGAGGACGCCTACGAAAAGGCGCTCTCCCTGAGCGCGCAGACCGAAGACGGCTACCTGAACCAGAAGCACAGCGCCATTGCCCAGACCCGCTATTGGGGGCTGAACGAGCTGAATCTGGTTTCCGACGATCAGCCTCGCGTCGCCACCGACGTGCGCAAAAAGCGCCCGCAACCGCACTATCGCAAGTCAGACCGTTTGACGCCGGCACAGGTGGCGATCCTGATGTCATTTATGCCGAGCGAGCTGCCGAACTAG
- a CDS encoding NHL repeat-containing protein, translating into MAITVTSGRQTAAVNIEFQNLTTGAAARSASSAARIGATAQAAFLNNFQPFSIGTSGLPSSTNPFTIPDSCYTDAALTTTVSVACQQTYTQNGLNIQPSNLINQACNAINAVGKFKDILSCVGTGITVVSCLLPETGLGAAICAGALENAATTADLATECLQFIATQLTERFLGGAAADILGQIFVLQDPTDPANILSESCTVLQALFPPSPGDPGGRVYVADSSANVITVYNSQGSIIRVTGSFPGLSTPDGMAYDASNKHIYVANLGNSTVTVYDLDGNLIDLGPNAFAGLNDPEDITFNPINHHFYINEPIPNQVVVFDESGNLVTLAPTAFSNLSSPFGLGWDSANGLIYVTNAGNNTITVYDQLGTQVQTAAGAFAGLNSPDDVSWDPLTGNLYITGAASDGLGGCSVNQIFVYAPDGTAVSSAGGFPGLNGPDAIVSNGDAASPKYYVSNICGGTVSAFDRNGVPITLPAGAFANLVQPTGVLVVP; encoded by the coding sequence GTGGCCATCACTGTAACAAGCGGTCGCCAAACGGCCGCGGTGAACATAGAGTTTCAGAATCTAACCACGGGAGCGGCTGCGCGTAGCGCATCGTCGGCAGCTCGAATTGGCGCAACCGCGCAGGCTGCGTTTCTAAACAATTTTCAGCCCTTCAGCATCGGCACTAGCGGATTGCCATCATCGACCAATCCCTTCACCATTCCTGACAGCTGCTATACCGACGCAGCTCTTACCACAACCGTCTCTGTGGCTTGTCAGCAGACTTACACACAGAATGGCTTGAATATCCAGCCGAGCAATTTGATCAATCAGGCCTGCAATGCAATCAATGCGGTTGGAAAGTTCAAGGATATCTTGAGTTGTGTTGGAACTGGGATAACGGTGGTTTCTTGTCTACTTCCAGAAACGGGGCTCGGAGCCGCCATATGCGCGGGTGCACTAGAGAACGCAGCAACCACGGCTGATTTGGCCACGGAATGCCTCCAATTCATCGCAACGCAGCTCACGGAGCGCTTTCTGGGAGGCGCGGCAGCGGATATACTCGGCCAGATATTCGTCCTGCAAGACCCGACCGATCCGGCAAACATACTATCGGAAAGCTGCACCGTCCTTCAGGCTCTGTTCCCACCCTCCCCTGGGGACCCTGGCGGCCGGGTTTATGTGGCAGATTCTTCCGCAAACGTCATTACGGTATATAACTCACAGGGAAGCATCATACGAGTTACCGGCTCGTTCCCAGGATTGAGCACCCCTGATGGCATGGCTTACGATGCATCAAACAAACACATATATGTGGCCAATCTTGGCAATAGCACGGTTACTGTTTATGATCTGGATGGCAATCTGATTGACTTGGGTCCGAACGCTTTTGCTGGACTCAATGATCCGGAAGACATCACATTTAATCCGATCAACCACCACTTCTATATAAACGAGCCGATACCAAATCAAGTTGTTGTATTTGACGAAAGTGGTAATCTCGTGACGCTGGCCCCAACGGCATTTTCGAATCTCAGCTCGCCTTTTGGCCTGGGATGGGACTCTGCGAACGGATTGATTTATGTTACGAACGCTGGGAACAATACCATTACCGTTTACGACCAATTGGGAACTCAGGTTCAAACTGCGGCAGGAGCTTTTGCAGGGCTTAACTCTCCCGACGATGTGTCTTGGGATCCTTTAACCGGGAATCTTTACATAACTGGAGCTGCTTCCGATGGTCTGGGGGGCTGCTCGGTTAATCAAATCTTTGTATATGCGCCGGACGGAACCGCAGTCTCGTCGGCAGGTGGTTTCCCGGGCTTGAACGGGCCTGACGCAATCGTGAGCAATGGAGATGCCGCGTCGCCAAAGTATTACGTGTCGAACATCTGCGGCGGAACGGTGAGTGCGTTTGATAGGAACGGAGTGCCGATAACGCTTCCGGCCGGAGCGTTCGCCAATCTGGTGCAACCTACGGGAGTCCTGGTCGTTCCTTGA